One Anabas testudineus chromosome 15, fAnaTes1.2, whole genome shotgun sequence genomic window carries:
- the LOC113158242 gene encoding inactive phospholipase D5-like, whose amino-acid sequence MELRGIRGPMGGQDLKGQGLGFSITGSGIPASSIITAVQQQDYSASVWLRRRDKLEHSQQKCIVIFALVCCFAVLVALIFSAVDVWGEDEDGITEENCSKNCRVVLVENIPEDISFLDNSTSHLPLSAGLYNLLDQAMRVVEIASPLWFLNSSDYESSFQPAARQGRALLSRLQGLKAKGIQLKISSGLSGNSSELGILAKHNAEVHYVNMTALTKGHLLSSFWVVDRRHFYIGSASMDWRSLATRKELGVLVYNCSCLALDLHRVFGLYWGLQYKDFIPSFWSKRLFALFNRDTPLELTLNNTKAQAYFSSSPDVFLPRDRSSDLEAISRVIQEAHHFIYISIIDYLPLLSSTAHRYWSRIDGLIREALILRKVRVRLLISCWEKTHPLTFNFIWSLRSLCMEQANCSLEAKFFNPRVQRDGSLQGINHNRFMVTDRAIYLGNLDWVGNEFTLNAGAGLVISQPEGIEERNSTVVEQLKAAFERDWFSRYTRSLQANKIPICNKHQINRRVPVKSTHLDNGPVPIRKGQQGNKPAPMRNSHKGNGQTPVKVRHHSDKQSKMNHQDLANGLVPNIDSHPERGRVTTSNHDNQQVPIKRNNRDNPMDPPNQSAESSGSREISNGSQ is encoded by the exons TCTCAGCAGAAGTGCATTGTGATATTTGCCTTGGTTTGCTGTTTCGCCGTGCTGGTAGCACTGATTTTCTCAGCCGTGGATGTGTGGGGCGAAGATGAAGACGGGATCACGGAGGAGAACTGTAGCAAGAACTGCAG AGTAGTACTTGTGGAGAACATCCCAGAGGACATCTCCTTCTTAGACAATAGTACGTCCCACCTGCCTCTCTCAGCGGGGCTGTACAACTTACTGGACCAAGCTATGCGGGTCGTAGAGATAGCATCCCCACTGTGGTTCCTCAACTCGTCTGACTATGAATCCAGCTTCCAGCCTGCTGCCAGACAG GGCAGGGCTCTGTTGTCCAGGCTGCAGGGGCTAAAAGCTAAAGGAATCCAGCTGAAGATCTCCAGCGGGCTCTCCGGCAACTCGTCCGAGCTCGGGATACTTGCCAAACACA ATGCCGAGGTCCACTATGTGAACATGACGGCTCTGACCAAAGGTcatcttctctcctccttctggGTGGTCGACAGGAGGCATTTCTACATCGGCAGTGCCAGTATGGACTGGAGATCCCTAGCCACG AGGAAGGAGCTCGGTGTGTTGGTGTATAACTGCAGCTGTCTGGCTCTGGACCTCCACAGAGTGTTTGGTCTCTACTGGGGGCTCCAGTACAAAGATTTCATCCCCTCGTTCTGGTCCAAGCGCCtctttgcccttttcaacagGGACACACCGCTGGAGCTTACTCTCAACAACACCAAGGCTCAGGCCTATTTCTCT AGCTCCCCAGATGTTTTCCTCCCCAGAGATCGTAGCAGTGATCTGGAAGCCATATCCAGGGTCATCCAGGAGGCTCACCATTTTATATATATCTCTATTATTGATTACCTGCCGCTCCTCAGCAGCACTGCCCACAG GTACTGGTCTCGCATTGACGGTCTCATCAGGGAGGCTCTGATCCTGAGGAAAGTGCGGGTTCGTCTGCTGATAAGTTGCTGGGAAAAGACTCATCCACTCACCTTCAACTTTATCTGGTCCCTGAGGAGTCTGTGCATGGAGCAGGCCAACTGTTCGCTGGAAGCT aagttCTTCAACCCCAGAGTGCAGAGGGATGGCAGTCTCCAGGGAATAAACCACAACAGGTTTATGGTCACAGACAGAGCCATTTATTTAG GTAATCTTGACTGGGTGGGAAATGAGTTTACCCTTAATGCGGGAGCAGGTCTAGTCATCAGTCAGCCAGAGGGCATTGAGGAGAGGAACTCCACCGTGGTGGAGCAGTTAAAGGCTGCGTTTGAGAGGGACTGGTTTTCACGTTACACCCGTTCTCTCCAGGCTAACAAGATCCCCATTTGCAATAAGCACCAGATCAACAGGCGGGTGCCAGTGAAATCCACCCACCTTGACAATGGACCAGTGCCTATTAGAAAAGGCCAGCAGGGTAACAAGCCTGCACCAATGAGAAACAGTCACAAAGGCAATGGACAGACACCAGTTAAAGTGAGACATCATAGcgacaaacaaagcaaaatgaatCACCAAGACCTGGCAAATGGACTGGTGCCAAACATAGACAGTCACCCAGAGAGGGGCCGAGTCACAACGAGTAACCATGACAACCAACAGGTACCAATCAAACGTAATAACCGTGACAATCCAATGGATCCACCTAATCAGTCAGCTGAGAGCAGTGGCAGCAGAGAGATCTCCAACGGATCCCAGTGA